The proteins below are encoded in one region of Leptospira sp. WS4.C2:
- a CDS encoding DUF547 domain-containing protein: MKQFLITFLCFGLWQGISAEGFDHKHLVWDSLLKKNVKNGLVSYKGVQSEESSFRQYLETLSKVSETQYQGFTEKEKQSFLINAYNAFTIKLILDHYPVESITEIGSPFSKINLARGIPWKKEFFSLLGKSRNLDWIEHEKLRKDFNEPRIHFAIVCASIGCPHLISEAYTPNALEKQLQSAKLGFLKNPKKNSYDKTTNTLYLSKIFSWFQTDFTKKTTLILYVQEGFEEPIKPDAKIVYNEYSWDLNELK; encoded by the coding sequence ATGAAACAGTTTCTCATTACATTTCTTTGTTTTGGTTTATGGCAAGGAATCTCTGCCGAAGGCTTCGATCACAAACATTTGGTTTGGGACTCACTTCTGAAAAAGAATGTAAAGAATGGCCTGGTTTCCTATAAGGGAGTCCAATCAGAAGAAAGTTCGTTTCGGCAATACCTAGAAACGCTTTCCAAAGTATCTGAGACCCAATACCAAGGTTTCACAGAAAAAGAAAAACAAAGTTTTCTCATCAACGCTTACAATGCTTTTACAATCAAATTGATTCTCGATCACTATCCTGTGGAAAGTATCACTGAAATTGGATCTCCTTTTTCCAAAATCAATTTAGCTCGCGGGATTCCTTGGAAAAAAGAATTCTTTTCCCTACTTGGAAAATCAAGAAACTTGGATTGGATTGAACATGAAAAGTTACGAAAAGACTTCAATGAACCAAGAATCCATTTTGCAATTGTTTGTGCTTCTATCGGTTGCCCTCATTTGATTTCCGAGGCTTACACACCGAACGCGTTAGAGAAACAACTCCAATCAGCAAAACTTGGTTTCTTAAAAAATCCAAAAAAGAATTCTTATGATAAAACAACGAACACTTTGTATTTAAGTAAAATTTTTAGTTGGTTTCAAACTGATTTCACTAAAAAAACAACCCTCATCCTATATGTACAAGAAGGGTTTGAAGAACCAATCAAACCAGACGCAAAGATCGTTTACAATGAATACAGTTGGGATTTAAACGAATTGAAATAG
- a CDS encoding alpha/beta hydrolase, producing the protein MLDNDNDLESLGPLKVLRVQGDPDAPTVVLFHGYGASAFDLFPIHEVLVTDQKFNWVFPHGHLSIPLMPGYSGRAWFPIDMAALEEAIRKNDFRNFADKDPEGMDVARQAAYLMLDALEVPWNQLILGGFSQGAMLATDLTLRKEEVSKGLMILSGALVNESLWKELAPKKSILRFFQSHGEFDPILGYANAKKLEKLLRNSGLLGEFIAFNGGHEIPAPVIQGISRYLNSLS; encoded by the coding sequence ATGTTAGATAATGACAACGATTTAGAATCTCTCGGGCCTTTAAAAGTACTTCGTGTCCAAGGTGACCCAGATGCACCTACTGTAGTATTGTTTCATGGTTATGGTGCTAGTGCTTTTGATTTATTTCCCATCCATGAAGTTTTAGTCACAGATCAAAAATTCAACTGGGTATTTCCGCATGGACATTTGAGTATCCCTCTTATGCCAGGATATTCAGGTCGGGCCTGGTTTCCGATTGATATGGCTGCTCTGGAGGAAGCCATTCGAAAAAATGATTTCAGGAATTTTGCCGACAAAGATCCCGAAGGAATGGATGTTGCACGTCAGGCAGCATATCTAATGTTAGATGCTCTTGAAGTTCCTTGGAACCAATTAATATTGGGTGGGTTTTCACAAGGTGCTATGCTTGCCACAGATCTAACACTCAGAAAAGAGGAAGTATCCAAGGGTCTTATGATCCTTTCGGGGGCACTTGTCAATGAATCTCTTTGGAAAGAGTTAGCACCAAAAAAATCAATTTTACGATTTTTCCAATCGCATGGTGAATTTGATCCTATCCTTGGTTATGCGAACGCGAAAAAATTAGAAAAGTTACTTCGTAACTCGGGACTTCTTGGTGAATTCATCGCTTTTAATGGTGGCCATGAAATTCCGGCACCTGTCATTCAAGGGATCAGTCGTTATTTGAATAGTTTGTCGTAA
- the rsgA gene encoding ribosome small subunit-dependent GTPase A, which translates to MIMQLSDLGWNSFFELNFDKYKNQGLSAMRIIRENREKYIACCELGEFSCEISGKFRFSTESKSEFPAVGDWVVTSVISNEMKAIIHALLPRKSVFSRKVPGQITDEQIIAANIDIVFIITGLDLNYNLRRIERFLSIAWESKALPVVLLNKADLCPEAELRKIEVESITIGVDVYTLSATQNTGIDILNQYIQKGKTIAFLGSSGVGKSTIINSLLGMEHLKVNEVSELGSRGRHTTTYRELIILPSGGMVIDTPGMRELQVWGDEEGLKYVFDDIEKLSLNCRYRNCSHENEPGCAVKKAISDDSLDPKRLESFLKLKKEFKYLEDRQTMKASAIEKANWKTISKLAKNIKKNKL; encoded by the coding sequence ATGATCATGCAATTGTCTGATTTAGGATGGAATTCTTTTTTTGAACTGAATTTTGATAAATATAAAAATCAAGGTCTGTCGGCGATGCGTATCATTCGAGAGAACAGAGAAAAATATATAGCTTGCTGTGAACTTGGAGAATTCAGCTGCGAAATTTCAGGAAAATTTCGATTTAGTACCGAAAGTAAAAGTGAATTTCCAGCAGTGGGTGATTGGGTGGTAACTTCAGTAATTTCAAATGAAATGAAAGCAATCATTCACGCGCTTTTACCTAGAAAGAGTGTATTCAGTCGAAAAGTTCCTGGCCAGATTACTGATGAACAAATAATTGCAGCTAACATTGACATAGTATTCATTATTACCGGCTTAGATTTAAATTATAATTTACGACGTATCGAACGTTTTTTATCAATCGCATGGGAAAGCAAAGCTTTACCAGTTGTTTTGTTAAATAAAGCCGACCTATGTCCTGAGGCTGAATTACGAAAAATCGAAGTTGAATCAATAACGATCGGAGTTGATGTGTATACACTCAGTGCAACTCAAAATACTGGAATTGATATTTTGAATCAATACATTCAAAAAGGGAAAACTATTGCTTTTCTCGGTTCATCAGGAGTTGGAAAATCTACTATCATCAACTCTCTGCTTGGGATGGAACATCTAAAAGTAAACGAAGTAAGTGAATTAGGAAGTCGGGGTCGACATACAACAACTTATCGTGAATTAATCATACTTCCAAGTGGCGGTATGGTCATTGATACACCTGGAATGCGAGAATTACAAGTTTGGGGTGATGAAGAAGGATTGAAGTATGTTTTTGATGATATTGAGAAATTGAGTTTAAACTGTCGCTACCGCAATTGCAGTCATGAAAACGAACCTGGTTGCGCAGTAAAAAAAGCTATAAGTGATGATTCTCTTGATCCGAAACGATTAGAAAGTTTTTTAAAATTGAAGAAAGAGTTTAAATATTTAGAAGACAGACAAACCATGAAAGCAAGTGCAATTGAAAAAGCAAATTGGAAAACAATTAGTAAACTTGCGAAAAACATAAAAAAGAACAAATTGTAA
- a CDS encoding OsmC family protein, giving the protein MNIKLNRIESPYVLEARNESGNSIRIDASPEIGGKNSGPRPMELLIMGLAGCSSIDVLMILNKHRIEVKDYSVEVDANREKVEEANLFKNIHMKFKVKGDFKEEQVKRAIDLSLEKYCSVAKTLEKTAKITYEFELVP; this is encoded by the coding sequence ATGAACATCAAACTGAATCGAATTGAATCCCCTTATGTTTTGGAAGCTCGGAACGAATCCGGAAACTCCATTCGTATCGATGCCTCACCGGAAATCGGTGGTAAAAATTCTGGTCCAAGGCCTATGGAACTTTTGATTATGGGACTTGCTGGCTGCAGTAGCATTGATGTTCTCATGATCCTAAACAAACATAGAATTGAAGTGAAAGATTACTCTGTGGAAGTGGATGCCAATCGCGAAAAAGTCGAAGAAGCTAATCTTTTTAAAAACATCCATATGAAATTCAAAGTAAAAGGTGACTTTAAAGAAGAACAAGTGAAACGTGCGATTGATCTCAGTTTAGAAAAATACTGTTCCGTTGCGAAAACGCTCGAAAAAACGGCAAAGATCACTTACGAATTCGAATTAGTTCCTTAA